Genomic DNA from Niabella ginsenosidivorans:
CCCGCCATTCAAAGCCTGGAAAGGGTTAGCCGGCCAGGTTTGCGCCAGTATGCAAAACCTGCAGAGATCCGCCGGGTAAAAAACGGCCTGGGCATTGCTATTCTGTCTACTTCAAAAGGAGTAATGACTGATAAGGATGCAAAAGCGCAGAATGTGGGCGGGGAAGTTCTTTGTCACATTTATTAAGTGATCTATATAAGGGGTTGAAAATTTGAGAATGGTTTTCAGATCCCCGAAACAAAAGGGTGCATGATAATTTAAGTTTTTTATACGATAACTGAAAACAGGCACGCTCACATTTTCAAATTATTAAATTTCCAAATTTTCAAATTAAGATTATGTCTCGTATAGGTAAAAAAGTAATCGCTGTTCCTGCCGGAGTAACTGTTACTGTAGGCGCTGACAATGTTGTTACAGTAAAAGGTAAGAAAGGTGAGTTAAAACAGTCTGTTAGCCCTGATATTAAGGTAGAGGTTAAAGATGGTGAGGTAGTGGTTACGCGTCCGTCTGACCAGATCCAGCACCGTGCACTGCATGGTTTAACCCGTGCGCTGGTGGCCAATCTTGTAGAAGGTGTGACGAATGGTTTTGAAAAGAAAATGGAATTAGTGGGGGTAGGTTTCAAAGCTACTAACCAGGGGAATGTATTAGATCTTTCTCTGGGGTATTCTCACAATATCATTTTTGATATTCCCAAGGAATTGACGGTAGCTACTGAAACCGTAAAAGGACAGAATCCGACCATAACAATCAGCGGTGCTGATAAACAACTGGTAGGCGCCGTTTGTGCCAAAATCCGGAGTCTGCGTAAGC
This window encodes:
- the rplF gene encoding 50S ribosomal protein L6, with product MSRIGKKVIAVPAGVTVTVGADNVVTVKGKKGELKQSVSPDIKVEVKDGEVVVTRPSDQIQHRALHGLTRALVANLVEGVTNGFEKKMELVGVGFKATNQGNVLDLSLGYSHNIIFDIPKELTVATETVKGQNPTITISGADKQLVGAVCAKIRSLRKPEPYKGKGVRFAGEVVRKKAGKSAGK